A region of Streptomyces sp. TG1A-60 DNA encodes the following proteins:
- the pfkB gene encoding 1-phosphofructokinase: MILTVTPNPSLDRTYEVPSLDRGEVVRATGERVDPGGKGVNVSRAVAAAGQRTVAVLPLGGAPGALVADLLDAQGIEVARVAVAGATRSNIALAEADGVLTKINAPGPELSAAEEELLLETVRAQSAGASWIVCCGSLPRGLAPSWYAELVARAHAAGARIALDTSGPALLAALRERPDVVKPNAEELAEAVGRSLATVGDAVKAAEELRGMGAGTVLASLGADGQILVDASGAWFGSARVDAVRSNVGAGDSSLAGFLIAGGNGPEALASAVAHGAAAVQLPGSVMPTPSDLDPAAVTVTAEMPVDRVLREPVS, encoded by the coding sequence ATGATCCTCACCGTCACCCCGAACCCGTCCCTCGACCGTACGTACGAGGTCCCCTCCCTCGACCGCGGCGAGGTCGTCCGGGCCACCGGCGAACGCGTGGACCCGGGCGGCAAGGGCGTCAACGTCTCGCGGGCGGTCGCCGCCGCCGGGCAGCGCACCGTGGCCGTACTGCCACTGGGCGGCGCACCCGGCGCGCTGGTCGCGGACCTGCTCGACGCGCAGGGCATCGAGGTCGCGCGGGTGGCGGTGGCCGGGGCGACCCGGTCCAACATCGCCCTCGCGGAGGCCGACGGCGTCCTGACGAAGATCAACGCGCCGGGCCCGGAGCTCTCCGCCGCCGAGGAGGAACTCCTCCTGGAGACCGTCCGCGCCCAGTCCGCCGGCGCCTCCTGGATCGTCTGCTGCGGCAGCCTCCCACGTGGCCTCGCCCCGTCCTGGTACGCCGAACTCGTCGCCCGCGCCCACGCGGCCGGCGCCCGCATCGCCCTGGACACCTCCGGTCCGGCCCTGCTCGCCGCGCTCCGCGAACGTCCGGACGTCGTCAAGCCGAACGCAGAGGAGCTGGCCGAGGCCGTGGGCCGCTCCCTCGCCACCGTCGGCGACGCCGTCAAGGCCGCGGAGGAGCTTCGCGGCATGGGCGCCGGCACGGTCCTCGCCAGCCTCGGCGCCGACGGGCAGATCCTCGTCGACGCGTCGGGCGCCTGGTTCGGCAGCGCCCGCGTCGACGCCGTACGCAGCAACGTCGGCGCCGGTGACTCCTCCCTCGCCGGCTTCCTCATAGCGGGCGGCAACGGCCCGGAGGCCCTCGCCTCCGCCGTTGCCCACGGTGCGGCTGCCGTGCAGCTCCCGGGCAGCGTGATGCCGACGCCGTCCGACCTGGACCCGGCCGCGGTGACGGTGACGGCGGAGATGCCGGTGGACCGGGTGCTGAGGGAGCCGGTGTCATGA
- a CDS encoding fructose-specific PTS transporter subunit EIIC, whose product MSEMITADLVDLDLSADTKEAAARALAERMVAKGRVTDLDGFLADVAAREAQMPTGLDGGIGIPHCRSEHVTEPTLAFGRSAAGIDFGAADGPADLIFLIAAPAGADDAHLTILSSLARQLMNTEFTDALRAVDDAASAAALVRGDEDAQPTEGSEDSAAASAGTASADAAAGSADTTATPAASAPAEAGRPFRIVAVTSCPTGIAHTYMAAESLENAGRDAGDVEIVVETQGSAGFNRLDPAVIAAADGVIFAHDVPVREKDRFAGKPTVDVGVKAGINRPAALIAEVRGKAERGEVTVAARPGTPVDRAGEPGEGYGTKLRKWLMSGVSYMVPFVAAGGLLIALGFAIGGWEINQAKPVTEQFDWLQVDSWAALLFQIGVVAFGFLIPVLAGYIAYGMADRPGLVPGFVGGMIAANINAGFLGGLAAGLIAGAVVLGIQRIKIPPVLRGIMPVVVIPLISSMIVGFLMLVVIGKPIAEAQKGMTDWLSGLSGSNAILLGVLLGLMMCFDLGGPVNKVAYAFATAGIAVQNPSDSAMMIMAAVMAAGMVPPLGMALATTIRKKLFTNAERENGKAAWVLGASFISEGAIPFAAADPLRVIPASMAGGAVTGALAMAFGSTLRAPHGGIWVTPLIGQPLLYVLAIAIGTAVTAGLVILLKGLRGTQPGTAPESAPAAKAETKEPVAA is encoded by the coding sequence ATGAGCGAGATGATCACCGCGGACCTGGTCGACCTCGACCTGTCCGCCGATACGAAGGAAGCGGCGGCGCGTGCCCTCGCCGAGCGCATGGTCGCCAAGGGCCGGGTCACCGACCTGGACGGCTTCCTCGCCGACGTGGCCGCCCGCGAGGCGCAGATGCCGACCGGGCTGGACGGCGGTATCGGCATCCCGCACTGCCGCAGCGAGCACGTCACCGAGCCGACCCTCGCCTTCGGGCGCAGCGCGGCCGGGATCGACTTCGGCGCGGCCGACGGTCCCGCCGACCTGATCTTCCTGATCGCCGCCCCGGCGGGCGCGGACGACGCCCACCTCACGATCCTGTCCTCCCTCGCCCGCCAGCTGATGAACACCGAGTTCACGGACGCGCTCCGCGCGGTCGACGACGCGGCCAGTGCCGCCGCGCTCGTCCGGGGCGACGAGGACGCACAGCCCACCGAGGGCAGCGAGGACTCCGCGGCGGCGTCGGCCGGAACGGCCTCCGCCGACGCCGCCGCGGGCAGCGCGGACACGACCGCGACCCCGGCGGCGAGCGCTCCGGCAGAGGCCGGCCGCCCCTTCCGTATCGTCGCCGTCACCTCCTGCCCCACCGGCATCGCGCACACCTACATGGCCGCCGAGTCGCTGGAGAACGCGGGCCGGGACGCCGGTGACGTCGAGATCGTCGTCGAGACGCAGGGCTCGGCCGGCTTCAACCGGCTCGACCCGGCCGTCATCGCCGCCGCCGACGGCGTGATCTTCGCGCACGACGTGCCCGTACGGGAGAAGGACCGCTTCGCCGGGAAGCCCACCGTCGACGTCGGTGTGAAGGCGGGCATCAACCGCCCCGCCGCACTGATCGCCGAGGTCCGCGGCAAGGCCGAGCGCGGCGAGGTCACGGTCGCCGCCCGCCCCGGCACCCCCGTCGACCGGGCCGGCGAGCCCGGCGAGGGCTACGGCACCAAGCTGCGCAAGTGGCTGATGTCCGGCGTCAGTTACATGGTCCCGTTCGTCGCGGCGGGTGGTCTGCTGATTGCCCTCGGCTTCGCGATCGGCGGCTGGGAGATCAACCAGGCCAAGCCCGTCACCGAGCAATTCGACTGGCTCCAGGTCGACAGCTGGGCGGCCCTGCTGTTCCAGATCGGCGTCGTCGCCTTCGGCTTCCTCATCCCCGTCCTCGCCGGTTACATCGCGTACGGCATGGCGGACCGGCCCGGTCTCGTCCCGGGCTTCGTCGGCGGCATGATCGCCGCCAACATCAACGCCGGTTTCCTCGGTGGTCTGGCCGCCGGTCTGATCGCGGGCGCGGTCGTCCTCGGTATCCAGCGGATCAAGATCCCGCCGGTGCTGCGCGGCATCATGCCGGTGGTCGTGATCCCGCTGATCTCGTCGATGATCGTCGGCTTCCTGATGCTGGTGGTGATCGGCAAGCCCATCGCCGAGGCGCAGAAGGGCATGACGGACTGGCTCAGCGGTCTCTCCGGCAGCAACGCGATCCTGCTCGGCGTCCTCCTCGGTCTGATGATGTGCTTCGACCTCGGCGGCCCGGTCAACAAGGTCGCGTACGCCTTCGCCACCGCCGGCATCGCCGTGCAGAACCCCAGCGACTCCGCGATGATGATCATGGCGGCGGTCATGGCGGCCGGTATGGTCCCGCCGCTGGGCATGGCCCTCGCCACCACGATCCGCAAGAAGCTGTTCACCAACGCCGAGCGCGAGAACGGCAAGGCGGCCTGGGTGCTCGGTGCCTCCTTCATCTCCGAGGGCGCGATCCCGTTCGCGGCGGCCGACCCGCTGCGGGTCATCCCGGCCTCCATGGCGGGCGGCGCGGTCACCGGTGCGCTGGCCATGGCCTTCGGCTCGACCCTGCGCGCACCGCACGGCGGCATCTGGGTCACCCCGCTGATCGGCCAGCCGCTGCTGTACGTGCTGGCCATCGCGATCGGTACGGCGGTCACGGCCGGCCTGGTCATCCTTCTGAAGGGCCTGCGCGGCACCCAGCCGGGCACGGCACCCGAGTCCGCTCCCGCCGCCAAGGCGGAGACCAAGGAGCCGGTCGCGGCCTGA
- a CDS encoding DUF6227 family protein produces MSVPYETAAYEPPESPESPEEHLARLLGRTLNSFELPDETIRQLDCALAHDSSLHSAHYSSGLHRATYRHTWLLADGSAVTLWELVHNTVPGSDTQHEVYADDEELRAATARLPLPPDAPDLELPAMVELAAFPEPRHEYVPDDSADHARRLLRRAENPDPPGDELATLLLRTAFAHEITQAFGRPHRPARPGPSCSLYEHAFLLTDGQEISLWEVEHTATPDGRHMCEVYATEDAARDAMERRAGTLG; encoded by the coding sequence TTGAGCGTTCCGTACGAGACGGCAGCGTACGAGCCACCCGAGTCGCCCGAGTCTCCTGAGGAGCACCTCGCGCGACTCCTCGGCCGCACCCTGAACTCCTTCGAGCTGCCCGACGAGACCATACGACAGCTCGACTGCGCCCTCGCGCACGACAGCTCGCTGCACTCCGCGCACTACAGTTCGGGGCTGCACCGGGCGACGTACCGGCACACCTGGCTGCTCGCGGACGGCTCCGCCGTCACCCTGTGGGAGCTGGTGCACAACACGGTGCCGGGCAGCGACACCCAGCACGAGGTCTACGCGGACGACGAGGAGCTGCGGGCCGCCACCGCGCGCCTGCCGCTGCCGCCGGACGCCCCCGACCTGGAGCTGCCCGCCATGGTGGAACTGGCGGCGTTCCCCGAGCCGCGCCACGAGTACGTTCCGGACGACTCGGCGGACCACGCCCGGCGGCTGCTGCGGCGCGCGGAGAACCCGGACCCTCCCGGGGACGAGCTCGCCACCCTGCTGCTGCGGACCGCGTTCGCGCACGAGATCACCCAGGCCTTCGGCCGCCCGCACCGCCCCGCCCGGCCCGGCCCGAGTTGCTCGCTCTACGAGCACGCGTTCCTGCTCACCGACGGACAGGAGATCTCCCTCTGGGAGGTCGAGCACACGGCCACCCCGGACGGACGCCACATGTGCGAGGTGTACGCGACGGAGGACGCGGCCCGGGACGCGATGGAGCGGCGCGCGGGGACGCTCGGATAG
- a CDS encoding DeoR/GlpR family DNA-binding transcription regulator, which produces MYAPERQQEILRLARDGGRVDVVSLAEEFRVTAETIRRDLKTLDRAGLVQRVHGGAIPAGRLDFEPDLAEREGTAADEKDRIAQAALGELPSDGTVILDAGTTVARLAAAIPLETTLTAVTHSLPIAARLADHPGIQLHLVGGRVRHRTRAAVDAWALRAYGEIRADVLFVAANGFSTGHGLTTPDLAEAAVKRAAVTAARRVVLLADSSKHDEEHFARFGDLSDVDLLITDSGLNPQDALAIERGGTEVLRVPGDARTDGRKVLS; this is translated from the coding sequence ATGTACGCACCGGAGCGGCAGCAGGAGATCCTCCGGCTCGCCCGTGACGGCGGCCGGGTGGACGTGGTGTCGCTGGCGGAGGAGTTCCGGGTCACGGCGGAGACGATCCGACGGGACCTGAAGACCCTGGACCGGGCAGGCCTCGTCCAGCGGGTGCACGGCGGCGCCATCCCCGCCGGACGGCTGGACTTCGAGCCCGACCTCGCCGAGCGCGAGGGCACGGCGGCCGACGAGAAGGACCGCATCGCGCAGGCCGCCCTCGGCGAACTGCCGAGCGACGGCACGGTCATCCTCGACGCCGGTACGACGGTCGCCCGCCTCGCCGCCGCCATCCCGCTGGAGACCACGCTCACCGCGGTCACACACAGCCTGCCGATCGCGGCCCGCCTCGCCGACCACCCGGGCATCCAGCTCCACCTGGTCGGCGGCCGAGTCCGCCACCGTACGCGCGCCGCGGTGGACGCCTGGGCACTCCGGGCCTACGGCGAGATCCGCGCCGACGTCCTCTTCGTGGCGGCGAACGGCTTCTCCACCGGCCACGGCCTGACCACCCCCGACCTCGCCGAGGCCGCCGTGAAGCGGGCGGCGGTGACCGCCGCCCGGCGCGTCGTCCTGCTCGCCGACTCCTCCAAGCACGACGAGGAGCACTTCGCCCGCTTCGGCGACCTGAGCGACGTGGACCTGCTGATCACCGACAGCGGGCTGAACCCCCAGGACGCCCTCGCCATCGAACGCGGCGGCACCGAAGTACTGCGCGTGCCGGGCGACGCCCGGACCGACGGCCGGAAGGTCCTTTCATGA
- a CDS encoding sigma-70 family RNA polymerase sigma factor, protein MATRAVAARRSSASGRTDAARSVRASGGEIADRDLVGMYLDEIARTPLLDAAKEVELSQIIEAGVFAQQILDGEEEARADATREELEALVADSERAKDIFIRSNLRLVVAVARRYPRSGLPLLDLIQEGNAGLVRAVEKFDYRKGFKFSTYATWWIRQAITRSIADQSRTIRLPVHLVEELGRIRRVQREFNREHGRDPEPREIADELGSNPERVSDVLDWARDPVSLNMSVDDDGDTQFGDLLEDTSAVSPEQSVLTLLRSEELDGLIGRLDQRTASIIKMRYGIEDGRERTLTEVGKEHGLTRERIRQIEKHALLELKKLARDTGFDAAA, encoded by the coding sequence ATGGCAACCCGTGCCGTCGCCGCTCGTCGTTCGTCCGCCTCCGGCCGGACCGACGCGGCTCGCAGCGTTCGCGCCTCGGGCGGCGAGATCGCCGACCGCGACCTGGTCGGCATGTACCTCGACGAGATCGCGCGTACACCGCTGCTCGACGCCGCAAAGGAAGTCGAGCTGTCCCAGATCATCGAGGCGGGTGTGTTCGCACAGCAGATCCTCGACGGTGAGGAGGAGGCCAGGGCGGACGCCACCCGTGAGGAGCTGGAGGCCCTGGTCGCCGACAGCGAGCGGGCCAAGGACATCTTCATACGGTCGAACCTGCGGCTCGTCGTCGCCGTGGCCCGGCGGTATCCCCGCAGCGGTCTTCCCCTGCTCGACCTCATCCAGGAGGGCAACGCCGGCCTGGTCCGCGCGGTCGAGAAGTTCGACTACCGCAAGGGCTTCAAGTTCTCGACGTACGCCACCTGGTGGATCCGTCAGGCCATCACCCGTTCGATAGCCGACCAGTCGCGCACCATCCGGCTGCCCGTCCACCTCGTCGAGGAGCTGGGCCGGATCCGTCGCGTCCAGCGTGAGTTCAACCGCGAGCACGGGCGTGACCCCGAGCCGCGGGAGATCGCGGACGAGCTGGGCTCCAACCCCGAGCGCGTCAGCGACGTCCTCGACTGGGCCCGCGACCCGGTCTCGTTGAACATGTCGGTGGACGACGACGGAGACACCCAGTTCGGCGACCTGTTGGAGGACACCTCCGCCGTCTCGCCCGAGCAGTCCGTGCTCACGCTGCTGCGCAGCGAGGAGCTGGACGGCCTCATCGGGCGCCTCGACCAGCGCACGGCCTCCATCATCAAGATGCGGTACGGCATCGAGGACGGCCGCGAGCGCACCCTCACCGAGGTCGGCAAGGAGCACGGGCTCACTCGCGAGCGGATTCGCCAGATCGAGAAGCACGCCCTGCTCGAACTGAAGAAGCTCGCCCGCGACACGGGCTTCGACGCAGCCGCCTGA
- a CDS encoding YafY family protein yields MTTDTPARLLQLLSLLQTPREWPGGELAGRLGVSRRTVRRDIDRLRELGYPVQATKGADGGYRLVAGKAMPPLVLDDEEAVAIAVGLRAGAGHAVEGVDEASVRALAKLEQVLPSRLRHRVSTLQAATTPLTSGDGATVTPETLTVMASAVAGREHLRFAYRSGDGTDSRRHCEPYRLVSTGRRWYLVAYDLDRADWRTFRVDRVEEPFATGARFTPRELPTGSAEEYLKQSMYRRQETYEFDVTFAAPAEFIAARLPRWFGTPEPVDEHTCRLRASAGDAVEWLAVRLAVVDCDFTVHEPPELVQYVRELGTRLTRAAGAADR; encoded by the coding sequence ATGACCACCGACACCCCCGCCCGGCTCCTCCAGCTCCTCTCCCTCCTCCAGACACCCCGCGAGTGGCCCGGCGGTGAGCTGGCGGGCCGGCTCGGGGTGTCGCGTCGTACGGTCCGGCGGGACATCGACCGGCTGCGGGAGCTGGGATATCCCGTGCAGGCGACGAAGGGGGCGGACGGCGGCTATCGGCTGGTCGCCGGGAAGGCCATGCCGCCACTGGTGCTGGACGACGAGGAGGCCGTGGCGATCGCGGTGGGCCTGCGGGCCGGGGCCGGGCACGCGGTGGAGGGGGTGGACGAGGCCTCCGTACGGGCGCTCGCCAAGCTCGAACAGGTGCTGCCGTCGCGGCTGCGCCACCGGGTGTCCACACTGCAGGCCGCCACCACCCCCCTGACCAGCGGCGACGGGGCTACGGTCACACCGGAGACGCTGACCGTGATGGCCTCGGCGGTGGCGGGCCGGGAACATCTCCGCTTCGCCTACCGCTCCGGCGACGGCACGGACTCGCGCCGCCACTGTGAGCCGTACCGGCTCGTCTCGACCGGCCGGCGCTGGTACCTCGTCGCGTACGACCTCGACCGCGCCGACTGGCGCACCTTCCGGGTCGACCGGGTTGAGGAACCGTTCGCCACGGGCGCCCGGTTCACACCGCGCGAACTGCCGACGGGGAGCGCGGAGGAGTATCTGAAGCAGTCGATGTACCGGCGGCAGGAGACGTACGAGTTCGACGTCACCTTCGCCGCGCCCGCGGAGTTCATCGCGGCGCGGCTTCCCCGCTGGTTCGGCACGCCCGAACCCGTCGACGAGCACACCTGTCGGCTGCGGGCCTCCGCCGGCGACGCCGTGGAGTGGCTGGCGGTACGGCTCGCCGTGGTCGACTGCGACTTCACGGTGCACGAGCCGCCGGAACTGGTCCAGTACGTTCGGGAGTTGGGAACGCGGCTGACTCGGGCGGCGGGTGCCGCCGACAGGTGA